The genomic region ATGATCTTCAGCATAACTCACAAGTTCTTCAGCCCTGTCTTCTTCACCAATGATTTTGCCTGCAAGCCTCCATACATCATAAGCACCTGCCTCTTCATCAAAATCCAGACCAAAAGTAGCGCTTAAAGCAACAACCGGAATACCCGTACTATCCTGCAAATCTGCAGCCGTACTTGCCGCAGAATAGAATACAATATCCGGCTCAATATCCACTATAGCTTCGGCATTAGGAGTGGAACCTGATCCAATAGATGGAAGATCACGAAGTTCAGGATAAGCCCTGGTTACCAGTAAAGCATCGTCATCTATTATATTCTGATAAACACCAACAACCCTGTCAGCGGCACCAAGTGAAGCAATTATCCTCACAGAAGGTGTAGAAGCCAGTGCTATCCTTTCTACAGGTCGGTAAAGAGTCACTTCTCTACTGTTATAGTGATCAGTAATAGTCAAAGGTTCACCGTCCCAGTAAGTATAAACATAAGCTGCATCACCTACATCATCAAGAGAAAGCTCACCGGAACCAAGCATCAGATTGCAAATTGCAGCAGATAGTTCCTCTTCAGTCAGGATCTCATTGCCATTAGCATCACACGGAATTTCATTTTCATAGACTGCCGCTGCCGGCAGACACATTATAGCAAAAACAGATGAAATAATCATAAGGATCTGAGCCGATCTTACAAAAACATTATTTGCAGACATAATTATCACCTTCTTCTCCTGGTACCAACGACTGCCAGAGACAGAACAAATGCAAAGCAGCTTAATGTAATACTAAAACCAGGAGTAGAGTTAGCAGAGCTTTCTACCCCTTCATTGCTTTCTGCAGAGGTATCAGCAGAACTTTCAGTACCATCAACACCTTCGGAACTACCTGAATCATCTGTGCTCTTAAGAACATCGTCTTCATCCCCAGATGCTTCGTTCAGATCAATTGTAACAACCTCGGACGATTCAGTCTCATTTGCAGGAATTGTTTGTAAGCTGGAACCAGTGCTGCTTCCTGAAGAACCACTACCGGAATTGCTACCTGAACCAGTACCTGTCCCGGAGTTTTCTGCTACTTCAAAAACACTATCTCCACTTATTGGTTCCAGACGATTTGCAAGAACATCAATCTCTACATCCTGATAAAGAAGATCTACCCATTCACCTGAAAAATCATAAAATCCAGTTGAGGAAGAGACCAGCGTGTAGCTTATCGTGTTAACGTCTATTGCGGAAAATGCAATTGTCATGTTATCACGGTCCACCGTAAAATCACATGATGAACTGATATCTCCATCATCTGCCGGGAAAGACAGACCTGAAGGGATGTTCTCTACAATACCAACAACTAATGGAGAATCTCCTTCGATTTCCAATACAACTGTAAATTCAGTGTCCGGCGTGACAGAATCAGGAAGAGTCCTGACAACATCACTGACTCCTGAATCAGTTGCTGAAGCAGAAGATGCTGTTAAGATGAGCATCACAAGCATCAGCAAGGATAAGGAAAATACTCTTTTTGACATATTATTTGTATTCATTCCACCACTACTCAATATTAGTTGATTTAAAACAATTAAAATTGCAATATAGTTCATATATGAACTAATATTTAAGCTAATCGACTTATATCTGTACCAAACGTACATACAACACGCAGGAATATAGATACTTGCAAAAAGTAATTACACTTAATTGTAATCATTAAACGTAAAATAAATCTAGTAACAAAATGTGATCTATACATCAGGACAAGAAAAAAAATATGACAAAGGAATCAGGGAATCCGATGAAAAGAAATTAGGTTTCAAAAATATATTTGTTTAAAATTGATACCATTTGAGACAGGTGATCGTAATATTCAACGAGATCAGATTCACTCATACCATATGAATCAGAAATAGAAGAAACACGTTCAGTGATCATATCCATAAGTTCGAAATGATAGTCTTCCCCGGCATCAGTTAAAGATATAAGTTGTTTTCTCATATCATCCGGGTCATTATTCCTTACTACCAGACCATTTTTCTCAAGAGTATCAATCGTTGAAGTAATGGTACTTTTTCCAACTCCCAGAATTATACCCAGGCGGGAAGGATTTATCTCTTTTTTAAAGTGAATTAACCTTATAGTCTTGTTAGGGAGAGTATTAAATGTCAAAGAAGAAGACTCTACAGCAACATTTAGCATCTTTTTATCAAAAAAACAATCGTGCTCCAAATGCTTATCAAATATTTTCCTGACAAGATCCTTGCTCATGTAAAACCTCACAGTCTTTACATTCTTAGGATTTTCAACAAATAAGTATTTTGTGAATTATCAGTGAGAAAAATTCAAAAAATAAAAACAGATAAAATAAGTCATCGCCTATCAACCAACTGACTTAAAAGCTGTAAGTGCAACATTCCTTTCCTCAGAATGAACCACAAGCGGCTGCGGATAATCAACTCCTAATAGTTGCTGCCCCTTTTCCATTGAATGAATAGCTTTAGGTGAAAGAGCTTCAAGTTCAGGAACCCATTTTTTAATATACAGGCAATCTGGATCAAACTTTTTCTGCTGAAGCCATGGATTGAATATCCTGAAATATGGCTGTGAATCCGCACCGGTTGATGCAGCCCACTGCCAGTTACCATTATTCACGCATGGGTCATAATCCACAAGCCTGCTGGCAAAATATCGTTCACCCCATTTCCAGTCAATATGCAGATCCTTTACAAGGAAAGATGAAACAATCATCCTAACACGATTATGCATGTATCCTGTCGTGTTGAGTTCTCTCATTCCAGCATCAACAATTGGAAAACCGGTTTGACCCCTGCACCATGCATCAAATAACTTATCATCATCTGACCATGAAAGTGAGTCAAATTTCTTCTTGAAAGCACCAGTAAAAACATAAGGATGTGCAACAGCAATATGAGTGAAAAAATCACGCCAGTGAAGTTCATTTATGAGGGTGTGGGCCTTTCCCAGTTCATTTTCAACGTAGTGATAAAATTCACGTACAGATATAGTTCCCAGTTTATTATGAGCCGAAAGTCCCGTAGTTCCTGCTATTGACGGATAGTCACGTTCATTGTCATAGTTACTGAAACCGCTTATATCCTGAAGGACTGAAAGAGCATGGCTTCTGCCTCCTTTTGTAAATAGAGAAGTATTTCTCTCAATTGAAAAATCAGAAATTTCAACCTGATCTACATCCAGGATTCCAGAATAAATTTGACCCCCTTCAGCTGTTTTTGGAAAAGAAATCCCTTTTTGTGAAGCTTTTTTGAAGAACTGGGAGAACACAGAATATGTTTTGCCTTCGTTTGTAAGCACCGTACCAGGTTCGTGCAGTAAAGCATCATGGCAGCTTACAATATCAATACCAGAATCCTCACAGGATTTTATAATCGCAGAATCACGTTTCCTGCTAAAAGGCGTGTAATCCTTATTGAAAAAGACAGCATCTATTTCGTGTTTACCTTTCAAATCCTTAATGATATCTTCAGGAAGACCGGATAATAAAATCAAACTTCCGTTTCTGGATTTTAACTGCTCACCCAGATCATCAAGACATTCCAGCAGGAACTGGAATGCATTTGGATTGAAATGTTTTCGATTTTCATCGGCAAGCCTTGGATCAAAAATGAAACATGCAATGACCTTATCAGAGTTTTTTATTGCAAGATTCAAAGCAGTATTATCTTCAATCCTGAGGTCACGCCTGAATATAAATAAAGATAATTTGTATTTTTTTGCCAATTATTCCACCTCAACAGCAATTTCATTTCGCATCAGAGCAGGGGGAATCCATGGAGGATTGTAGCACATCAGGAAAAAATCTCCTTTAGTTACAAGATCATTTTCATCAAGTTTTGATATTAGAACTGAACGTTTTTCTTCTATAATATCACTTTTTGCATACCCCGAGAATCTGATTGCAGCCACTTTCCTTGAAGAAACGTTATGAATTGTGATTTCCGGATTTATGGGAGAGGGTGCAGTATCAGCACTATATTCAGCCGGTAGTATAAACGACATATTTACTATAGTGTCATCCCCAACTATGATAACAGGGAATATCATATCAATGTTCTTCTTTTCCATATTTTTACGGGAAATATAAGACGACAGTATCGAAAAAGCATCATCAATATCATTTGATGATGTGGAAACAAATGTAATTTCCCCGTACTCCCTTAACTCAATATTGCCCTCTAATTCATAAAGTGTCCTGTATGCAAGCTCTTCAGTTGTCATTGAAACATGCAATCCTGCAAAAAACCATGAACCAAGCATGACAGTAGACACCGTCAATAAAGCAAAAATTGCCCCGCCCTTATCCATATACAATAAATTGTCCTGAAAGTGTAAAGAGGATTGTGGTTCCTTTTAGTAGAAATATATAGATTCCATAATCTATGGTTGAACCTTAGATTAATTAGATATATCCACGTACAAATTTTCAGTTGTTATGGAAGCTCTGATATTTGATATGGACGGTGTGCTCCTAGATTCTATGCACCTGCATGCAATGGCGTGGAAAAATGCATTTATGGAAGCTGGAATCTCCATAGATGAAAGAGACATATTCGCCCTTGAAGGCGAAAATGATTCAGGAATTGTGAAAAGAGTCCTTGGGATGAATGTAAATGAGTCCATAGACATGGAAGCGATACTCACAACATTACCTGAAAGAAAACATCAGCTTTTTGGCAGGGATAATGTCACCCTGTTTAATGGTGTCGACGATATGCTCCGACAAATCAAGGGTAAATTCAGGCTTGCAGTTGTTTCGGGGTCTGACAGGAAAATTGTGGAAATGATGATGACTAAATACTTCCCGGGAATCTTTGATGTTATCGTCAGCGGCGATGATACGGAAAATGGGAAGCCTGCACCAGACCCATACAATAAAGCCGTTGAAATGCTAAAAGTCAGCAAAGAAAAGTGCATTGTGGTTGAAAATGCAATTCTTGGAGTTGAATCTGCCAAAAATGCAGGAATATTCACCATCGGCATACCTACTTATCTAACCAGGAAAGAACTCGAAAACGCTGATATAGTTCTGCATGACCACGAAGAATTATTCAGGTTAATAGAGTTGCTGATGAGAATGCTCCCCGGGAACTGAGGATAAATATTCCTCCAGCTTTTCTCTTATGAAAGTAGGTCCGTGACAGTTCATGGCCTGCTCTTTTAATGCATAGACATTTGACCGGTATTTTTCATCATCTGTCAGAGAGCGTATTGCCTGCAACAGTTCTTCAGGTGTTACGGAGTAAGAAAATCTTTTACCGTATCCGTTGTCTTCGATGAACTGTGCATTATTTTCCTGTTCATTGTGTGATTTATCAGGGAACGAAATTACCGGAAGCCCGTAACTGAGAGATTCTGTAATAGTTCCATGCCCTCCTGTACAAATTACAAGATCCACTGACCTGTAATATGGAAAAGGATCAGGAATAAGACGCTTAATATCTACATTTTCAGGGACATCTTCAAGGAGATCATAATCCAGATCCGGACCGCCTATCAGAGTATAGTTTATGCTGTCGTCCATTTTTGCAGTCTCCAACAGTGTTTTGAATATCTGGATACGGTAGCCGAACCCTCCTATACTGCAAAGTACATGCGGACGATTTAAGTCTTTTATCGGAATAACTTTCTCATGTTTTTTCCTGAGCACAGGACCACTGAATCTAATTTTATCCTTTACTTCATCAGGGAATGAAAGATTGGAACCACATATAGTAAAAGGTGGAACAAAATCAGGAACGAATATCATATCCACATTCCTGTAAATCCATGTATAGAATTTCTTAACTGTATACCCTACAGTCCCTATTACAAAGCCCTTGTTCCTGAAAAAGTCCTTCATATTTGACTGGTTCACTATCATGCATACAGGAACCTTTTTGCGTTTTGCAGCTATTATCCCGTTGTAGTAACCATCTGATATCACAAAATCCGGCTTTGTTTTTTCTATCAGTTTTGTGACTGAATTGATATTACCCAGGGAAATTCCTTTTGCAGTTGAAAGTATTGAACTTTTCAGATCAAGTGAACCTTTTTTGCCGCTGAGCCGCAGTTCCTGAGGGATTTCCTCAACAATGTGTCCTGATTCTTCTATTAATTTCTGTGAATAGCCATAAG from Methanolobus tindarius DSM 2278 harbors:
- a CDS encoding MarR family winged helix-turn-helix transcriptional regulator, which encodes MSKDLVRKIFDKHLEHDCFFDKKMLNVAVESSSLTFNTLPNKTIRLIHFKKEINPSRLGIILGVGKSTITSTIDTLEKNGLVVRNNDPDDMRKQLISLTDAGEDYHFELMDMITERVSSISDSYGMSESDLVEYYDHLSQMVSILNKYIFET
- a CDS encoding HAD family hydrolase is translated as MEALIFDMDGVLLDSMHLHAMAWKNAFMEAGISIDERDIFALEGENDSGIVKRVLGMNVNESIDMEAILTTLPERKHQLFGRDNVTLFNGVDDMLRQIKGKFRLAVVSGSDRKIVEMMMTKYFPGIFDVIVSGDDTENGKPAPDPYNKAVEMLKVSKEKCIVVENAILGVESAKNAGIFTIGIPTYLTRKELENADIVLHDHEELFRLIELLMRMLPGN
- a CDS encoding SOUL family heme-binding protein; amino-acid sequence: MLGSWFFAGLHVSMTTEELAYRTLYELEGNIELREYGEITFVSTSSNDIDDAFSILSSYISRKNMEKKNIDMIFPVIIVGDDTIVNMSFILPAEYSADTAPSPINPEITIHNVSSRKVAAIRFSGYAKSDIIEEKRSVLISKLDENDLVTKGDFFLMCYNPPWIPPALMRNEIAVEVE
- a CDS encoding ABC transporter substrate-binding protein, whose product is MSANNVFVRSAQILMIISSVFAIMCLPAAAVYENEIPCDANGNEILTEEELSAAICNLMLGSGELSLDDVGDAAYVYTYWDGEPLTITDHYNSREVTLYRPVERIALASTPSVRIIASLGAADRVVGVYQNIIDDDALLVTRAYPELRDLPSIGSGSTPNAEAIVDIEPDIVFYSAASTAADLQDSTGIPVVALSATFGLDFDEEAGAYDVWRLAGKIIGEEDRAEELVSYAEDHVDSISSMSSSIATEDKLNAYIATGGSNEIIKCAPTYYALEIAGGNNVATGQPSSWGSATVTKEQIIAWDPEVIFIRYYQVDQSMDKDTVLDDDTLVDVSAVDKSKVYYIRGSSNGMDPAIAMADAYRMVKLMYPDESENIDVEAEGNAIYKEFYGEDDLYTEMLDDFGVFERWNAVVY
- a CDS encoding UDP-N-acetylglucosamine--N-acetylmuramyl-(pentapeptide) pyrophosphoryl-undecaprenol N-acetylglucosamine transferase, with translation MSEYKTSPDKRMIFLIFVCGEGLGHTGRCISLASEILSAGHTVFIGAYGYSQKLIEESGHIVEEIPQELRLSGKKGSLDLKSSILSTAKGISLGNINSVTKLIEKTKPDFVISDGYYNGIIAAKRKKVPVCMIVNQSNMKDFFRNKGFVIGTVGYTVKKFYTWIYRNVDMIFVPDFVPPFTICGSNLSFPDEVKDKIRFSGPVLRKKHEKVIPIKDLNRPHVLCSIGGFGYRIQIFKTLLETAKMDDSINYTLIGGPDLDYDLLEDVPENVDIKRLIPDPFPYYRSVDLVICTGGHGTITESLSYGLPVISFPDKSHNEQENNAQFIEDNGYGKRFSYSVTPEELLQAIRSLTDDEKYRSNVYALKEQAMNCHGPTFIREKLEEYLSSVPGEHSHQQLY
- a CDS encoding cryptochrome/photolyase family protein, which produces MAKKYKLSLFIFRRDLRIEDNTALNLAIKNSDKVIACFIFDPRLADENRKHFNPNAFQFLLECLDDLGEQLKSRNGSLILLSGLPEDIIKDLKGKHEIDAVFFNKDYTPFSRKRDSAIIKSCEDSGIDIVSCHDALLHEPGTVLTNEGKTYSVFSQFFKKASQKGISFPKTAEGGQIYSGILDVDQVEISDFSIERNTSLFTKGGRSHALSVLQDISGFSNYDNERDYPSIAGTTGLSAHNKLGTISVREFYHYVENELGKAHTLINELHWRDFFTHIAVAHPYVFTGAFKKKFDSLSWSDDDKLFDAWCRGQTGFPIVDAGMRELNTTGYMHNRVRMIVSSFLVKDLHIDWKWGERYFASRLVDYDPCVNNGNWQWAASTGADSQPYFRIFNPWLQQKKFDPDCLYIKKWVPELEALSPKAIHSMEKGQQLLGVDYPQPLVVHSEERNVALTAFKSVG